The DNA sequence AATTATAGCATCTTCACACTATTAGAAGGTTCCTTGCTGGTTGGCGTTTCTCGTCTTTAAAATGAGTATCCCCACTGAGcataaattttcggtttttcaaaACGAATTATAGCGACTACTGACCCGGTCGGGTTGGAAAATTTAAGCCCATCGACACACCTCTAATGTTCGAAATGTCACATGCTGGATGTGCGAGAagtaaacaaagtgacagctGTAGAATCTACAGTGTAGatgttttgatttattttcgaattttgtaagTGATTTTTTCTGCAATACCAGGTATctacaaattattttactttacattCTTTTTCGTCTCACGAACCCATTTTAGAAATATAATATGATCACACTGTATGCTGTTAGTTTGAATGACAAATCTTTGTATCAATGTTAGTTATCGACCAGAACAAAAACTCTTTGCTACGACTCGGAGACAATTTGAATTCGGTAAATGAATGCCAATTCGGTCTATAataagtatttaaaaaaaactacgtGCAATGACACGGGAAAGTGaatacaaaatctatcaaTAAAACTGTAATCCTTTACATGACAGTACAATTCGTTTCAACATTGGTATTAGTTGGCTGAAGTTTCCACAATTTGTAAACAACTAATTTTGCCGCATCAAGTCCTTGTCCACCGAATCCAGCATCTGCATACACTGCACCAATTATCGCTTCCAAGAATTGGTCGTATCGTTTGAAATTCTCCTGTAATCCAGGTGATTTGTCTATGTAGTGACTCAGCTGTAGCTGATTGGCGATTTCGGTTTGCTTGCTTCGGCCTACCAGTTTGGCTCTTTTGATACTCAAAGTTCCCTCGTTAGCACCGTCCATGGATTTGAACAGGTATTCGGTAATCGCCATTTGTACGACAGTATCACCCAAAAACTCTAATCGCTCGAAATATTTTACGGTAGGATTCGCAGTCCGGAGACTGCTGTGTGTTGTGGCTTCTTTTAAAATACTCcgatttttgaagaaatacccgattttattttccagTTCTCTTAAGTTAGACGACGACATCGCAACTATTTCAGCTCAGTGGTGACTCAACTTTAATGACAACCACAAACACTGTTGTGGACTGCGATTTgtacaaattttcgttttgattatGACATTTTGACAGTAGACGGTGATTCCCATTAATGGGAAATAGAAGCGTAGTGCTAGTACATTACATGATTATAGCCCCGTACGAGGCAAGTACATAAAaccactgaaggtaatgcaaattcGCAGTTAAGCACGTATCCATACTTTGAGGTGAATTTACTGTATATCGATACACATACGTACAAACATTGTAAATATATGTATTGTATGGACAGGAAACATACCTCAAAGTTTGGATACGTGAAAactctgatccgctgagggtctgcattaccttcagtggtttatatactttggtttGTACGAGGTACTGGTGGACTATTtattaagtatagtttccacttaaaaagagcactccgtttagcctccgtttacatgacagttgtaaaatagaacaaaggaactgtcacgtaaacggagtaaaaaattgaaataaatttaatttccactccgtttgcgtgacagttcttttgttcaattttactactgtcatgtaaacggagtgctctttttaagtggaaactatactttaggATCAACATGTTGCTTTGTAACaaatggaattcgaagcagattGTAATGGCTAAGTTTAATATAAGGTTACTGTGATTGTTATCGAAAAAGCTCTGCGTAACTGTGTTGTAATTCTTATAAGAAAGAAGACAATTTCAgtagaaattttgttaaatttttgagCAGTTGAAGTTATCGAATTCTTTTGCGAAACGGCTCTAGTGAAATAATGGCGGTATGAGTGTAACCTTCTCTACAACCTTGGGTAAAAGCATCTGGTTATAGTTCCGCAAAAAAGATTGTGTGAAATGAAAACTCTTTTTTCCCCTAAAAGGCAATCATTATAAATGTTTACGTTCGGTCCCTCTTGAGTGTCTTAAATGGTATCTTATCGTGTATATCTATTGATCGAAAAATCTGTTGCCACACAATATTCACGGGAATTTTATGAACTAGTCAGTTTTGTGATCAGTCAGCGGGTCGAAATGATGTTTCTAGTTCTCTAGGGAACAACTCTACCAAACCATATTCATTTGTTTTCGTTAACAATAGGAAAACGCAGTTTAGAAACAAAAAagcaaatgtaatagattttcgtataattctCTTATATTTCTAGTACAATTCATACTAGTTTACCCTGAAACAAAAGCACCATCCTTGTTCCCATAGCTGAATATTTTACAAGTACcacaaggcaagttataataaactggtcttctcaCTCACATCataacatgttgaaagagaagcaaatgcTTTGACAACTACCCCAAGACAAGTTATactaaactggtctt is a window from the Bradysia coprophila strain Holo2 unplaced genomic scaffold, BU_Bcop_v1 contig_94, whole genome shotgun sequence genome containing:
- the LOC119085487 gene encoding ribonuclease 3-like codes for the protein MAITEYLFKSMDGANEGTLSIKRAKLVGRSKQTEIANQLQLSHYIDKSPGLQENFKRYDQFLEAIIGAVYADAGFGGQGLDAAKLVVYKLWKLQPTNTNVETNCTVM